TGACCTGGTACGGCAGACAGTCGCGCGGCGAGGGAAGGCAGGGCGAGCCGCCGTCGCGCTTCCTCTCGGCTCCATTGGCCCGCGCCGGGCACGTTCTCAAGCGCTACAAGACCGGCACCCCGCCGCGTGTCCGGGCCGATGCGGTGGACTTTGCCGCATTGCTGGAGATTCCTGCCGATCCCCAGCCGCGCGGTTTTACTGGCCATTCCGGCCCAAACGCCGCCCGCTCCCCCACCTGGCAGACCCACACTACCCCCGAAACGCACCGGTTGATCCACGAGAACCTTCACGAATCGCCGATGTATGCGGGCGACATCGAAGGCCTGGGGCCGCGCTACTGCCCCAGTATCGAGGACAAGGTCGTGCGGTTTGCCCACCATGACCGTCATTTACTGTTCGTCGAACCCGAGGGCCTCGATACCAGTGAGGTGTATTTACAGGGCTTTTCGAGCAGCTTGCCGCCCCGCCTGCAAGATCAGCTGGTGCGGACCCTGCCGGGCTTCGAGCGGGCCGTGATCCACCGCTACGCCTACGCCGTCGAGTACGACGTGGTGGATTCCACCGAGCTGACCCTGCATCTCGAATCGCGCCTCTTGCCAGGTGTGTTTACAGCGGGCCAGCTCAACGGCACCAGTGGCTACGAGGAGGCGGCGGCTCAGGGGCTGGTTGCGGGCACGGCGGCGGCCCGGCGCGCGCTCGGTTTGCTCCAGGGTCACGGCGACGCCCCGATTGTTTCCCGTGAAACAAGTTACATCGGCGTCATGCTTGATGATCTGACGCTGAGGGGCAGCGACGAGCCGTACCGGATGATGACCAGCCGCGTCGAACACCGCTTGCTGATCCGCCAGGATAACGCGGACGAACGGCTGACTGGGCAGGGATTTGAGCTGGGTCTGGTGCCAGAACAGCAACTTGGTCGGGTGCAGGCCAAGTACCGACGGATCGAGGCGGGCCAGAGCGCCATGGAGGGTCAGCGGTTCCAGGGCCAGCCCGCCGATCAATGGCTGCGCCGCCCTGATTTCAGTCTCGGCGATGTCGAGGCGATGGGCCTGGACTTGCCTGTCCTGAGTCCTGATGAGCGGGAAGCGCTGGAAATCCGGGTGAAGTACGCCGGGTACATTGAGCGCGCCAAGCGTCAGCTGGCCGCCGAGGGCCGGGCGCGCGGCCTCAGTTTGAGCGGTGTGGACTACGCGGCGGTGCCGGTACTGTCCAACGAGGCCCGCGAGAAGTTGAGGCGTGCCCAGCCGCAGACGGTGGCCCAGGCGGCACGCTTGCCGGGTGTACGTCACGCTGACATCTCCAGCTTGCTGATCTATATCAAACAGCATGGTCCCGACCAACGCAATCGTGTTTCACGTGAAACATCGTTCTGAAAACGGTCTGATGGTGGCCAAAACAAAGCTTCAGGAAGCGAACCATTTGACAGGTGGGCTGTTTCACGTGAAACTGTGACGGACGAGGCAAGGGCATGGCAAGAGACAAACAATTTCAGTGTGGGGTGCGGTCATGACCCCCGAGGGTGAGGCGCTGCTGTTGCAGGGTGGCCTCGAATTAGGTCTTGATCTGAGGCCGCATCTGCCTGCGTTCGCCGAACTTCAGGCGGCTTTGCTCGAAGGCAATGCCCAGATGAACCTCACAGCCCTGACGGCTGAGCGCGACATCATTCTGAAGCACTTCATTGATTCCCTGACCTGCGGCCTGGATGGCTGGCTCGGCGAGGCAACCCGGTTGCTCGATCTCGGCAGCGGCGCGGGCTTTCCAGCGTTGCCACTGGCGATTGTCTATCCGCAGCTCCAGATTCTGGCGGTGGACGCCACCCGCAAGAAGACTGAGTATATCGCCCGCACGGCGGCCCGGCTTCAGCTCGGCCAGGTGCAGGTGCTGGCGAGCCGGGCTGAGAGCCTGGGGCGCGATCCGGCGCACCGCGAACAGTATCAGCGTGTCGTGACGCGGGCGGTGGCGGCCCTGCCAGTACTGGCAGAACTGGGACTGCCGCTGCTGGAGACTGGCGGCCTGCTGATTGCCCAGAAAGGCCAGCTCAACCCAGAGGAACTGGAAGCTGGACGCCGGGCGGCTGCCGAGCTGGGCGGCGAGCTGTTTCATGTGAAACAGTTCGAGTTGCCGGTGTCGCACGACCCACGCAGCCTGGTGGTGATGCGGAAGCTGGGCACGACGCTGGCCAACTACCCCCGGCGTGAGGGTGTGCCCGGCAAACAACCGCTATTCTGAAGGCGGCGGTCAGGTCGGATCATCCGCCTGCCCTGAAGGTGACGATGTGAAGATGAAATGAAGACGCTGGGAATCGTGAATCAAAAGGGCGGCGTGGGAAAAACCACGACGGCCATCAATCTGGCGGCGTATCTGGCTGCCGGGGGACGGCGGGTGCTGCTGATCGACATGGACCCGCAGGGCAACGCCAGTAGTGGTCTGGGTCTGCGGGGTGTGGAGGCAGGCCTGTACGAGGCGCTGGGCAGCCCGGAGCGGACTGCCGACCTGATCGTGGGCACGGGGCAGGAGCGGTTGAGCGTCCTTCCGGCAACGCCTGATCTGGCTGGAGCGGGCGTGGAGCTGGCCGACGAGCCGTATGCCCTGCACGCCGTGCTGGAGCAGCTCAGCGACTTCGACGTGGCGATCATTGACGCGCCGCCGAGTCTGGGGCCGCTGACCATCAACGTGTTGGCGGCTGCCGACGCCCTGCTCATTCCGCTTCAGGCCGAGTACTACGCGCTGGAGGGTCTGGCCGGGCTGACCGAGACGGTGGACCGGGTACGGGCTGCGCTCAATCCCCGGCTCAAGGTGCTGGGCGTGGCCATCACCATGTTCGACGGGCGCACCAATCTGGCGCAAGAAGTCGAGCAGAGCGTGCGGCAGCATTTTGGCGAGCTGGTGTTCTGGAGCGTCATTCCCCGCAATGTCCGGCTTTCGGAAGCGCCCAGCTTTGCCAAGGCCATCAACCAGTTCGCGCCGCTGTCGAGTGGTGCAGCGGCCTACAAGCGCCTGGCCGAGGAGGTGATGCAGCGTGTCGAAAAAATCTAGCCTGGGACGTGGCCTCGATGCCCTGCTCAGCCGTCCGGTCAGTGCCGCGCCGCTCAGCGCCCAGAGCCTCAAGATCGAGCAGATCGTGCAGGCCGCTTACCAGCCGCGCCAGGTGTTCGTGCCGGAATCGCTGGCCGAACTGGCACAGAGTATCCGCGACAAAGGGGTGCTGCAACCGCTGCTGGTGCGCCCTCGCGGCGAGCATTTCGAGATCGTGGCGGGCGAGCGGCGCTGGCGGGCCGCGCAACTGGCGGGCCTAAGCGAAGTGCCGGTGATTATCCGAGACCTGGCCGACCGCGAGGCCCTGGAAATCGCCATCGTCGAGAACTTGCAGCGCGAGGACCTGGGGCCGCTGGAGGAGGCGCGGGCTTACCAGACCCTGCTTGACCAGGGCCACAACCAGGAAGGCGTTGCCAAAGCGGTGGGTAAGGGCCGCAGCACCGTGGCCAACGCTTTGCGGCTTCTGAGCCTGCCGCCCGAGGCACTGGCGGCATTGGAAAACGGTGAGATCAGTGCCGGACATGCCCGCGCGGTGCTGGCCCTGCCGGAAGTGGACCGGGCCTGGGCACTGAGTGAAATTCGGACCCGACACCTCAACGTGCGCGGTGCGGAAGCGCTCAAACGTGAGGAACGCCGCCGGGGAGGGGAGAGCGTGCCGATCAAGGTCAACCCGCCCCGGCCCTGGCGGCAGGTCGAGCTGGCGCTGAGCCGCCGTACCGGGACGAAGGTCAAGATCACGGGCGACGACAAGGGCCGCTTAGAACTAAGTTACAGTTCCCGCGAGGAGCTGGACCGGATTCTGGACGTGCTCGGTTACACCGAGGAGTAAGCGCCCGCAAAGTAAATGGAAAGGGCCGCCCGGCATGATCGGGGCGGCCCAGTTCCAATACGGTTCGTTCAGCGGCCAACTGTGAAGATGTTCGGCCAGGGACGGTAGCTGCTTTTCAGGGTGTCCTGCTTGAAGGTCTTGCCGTTCCGCACAAACAGGCGGTCCACCTCGATCACTGCGCCCTGGGCCGCCCAGTCTACCTGCTTGCGTTCGCCTTTTTTGAGGGTGGCGTCGGTGATGATCTTGTCGGGCGGTGAGGGCGTGGTGCTGAGGATGCGCGGCTCCTGCACCTGCACGTCGAAATCGCGCGCCTTGCCGAACACCCGCACCACCAGCAGCTTCTGGGCATCGTCCCAGTCGGACTGGAACCACAGTGCGCCGCCGGTGTCGTTGGCAAAGCGCAGGTCCTGGCTGGGCTGGTAGATGGTGGCGTCCAGGCCCTGCGGATCGTAGTAATAGACCTGATAGCTGTGGTTGCGCCGCTCGGTAATCGGCAGGCCAGCACCGTAGAGCGCCCGGAACACGGTGGTGCTGACCTGACAGATGCCGCCGCCGATACCCGATGCGGTGCGCTCTCCGGCAATTACCAGGCCAGTCACGAAGCCTGCCCTGGTCGTGATCGGCCCCAGCATCCGGTTGAAGGAGAAAGTGTCGCCCTCGAACAACTTGTCCTGAAAGGCCTGTGTGCCCACGTGAATGTTGGTGATGCGGGCCGGGCTGGAGCCGTCGTAGCCGGTCTGACCGCCTGCCAGAAACGCTGTAATTCCACGTGAAACAAAGTAATCGAGGGTACGCTTTGGGGCGACGCTGCCGGTGGGTATCAGCTTGATCAGGGTGGTCTGTCCATCTTTGAGGGCCGCTGCCAGGGTGCTGCGGGCTGCTGCCGCGTCTACCGTGAAGCTGTTGTGCTGCACGATGGCCCACTGTCCGTCTGGCTGGACCTCGAAGCGGGCATCTCGGGCCGGGCCGGTGACGCGGCTGAGGAGCGCCTTGAGGTCGGCGTCCAGGCTGGCTGTCACCTTGCCCTGGGCGCGCAACTGCACCAGACGCTCCGGAGGAATGATCAGCGTCTCACGGTAGGGGAGGCTGGTTTTCTTGCCGTCCACCACGGCGGGAAAGCTGGCCTCGAAGCGCAGGGTCAGGCTGTCGGTGGCCTTTGGCTTGGGCGCGGCAGATACGGGCTTGACGGGCACCGCTGGAGCGGGAGCAGGCTGTGCTGGTGTGACTGCCGGGGGCGTGACTGCCGGGGCGGTATTCGCCGGAGTGGGCGCAGGCTCCGCCGAAGGGAGTTGCGGCGGCGACTCCGGCGCGGTGGGGGAGGGGAGAGGTGTGGGGGGAATCTCCTGGGCGTGGATCAGTGGCGAGGCAAGCAGCGCCAGTGTGAGCAGCAGGGAAGCGGAAAGGAAAACGCGCGGCATGGGCAGAGTATTTCACGGTGTCGGCGCAGAAACGTGATGGCGGCTGGGCCAGTGTGTAAAAGCAAAGCGGGCCAGCCCACACCGACCCGCCCGCTGACCCATACCACTCAGCTCACTGCTTCAGTCCACCAGCAGCGGAATCAGCACCGGGTTGCGGCCCGTTACCTTGCGGACAAACCGCCTGACTGCTCCGTACATGTCGTCGCGGATGTCTTCCAGGCGCTTCTTCTCGCGGGTGCCCTGCTCAACGGCTTCCAGCGCCACCTTGCGGATCTGGTTTTCGAGTTCGCGGTTGCTGCGCACAAAGCCGCGCGACACCAATTCGATGTGCGGGGTGGGGTGCAGCACCGCCGTGATGATCAGCACGCCTTCCTGGCTCATGCTCATGCGGTCCATGATGATGTCGTCGCTGATGTCGCCGACGCCCAGGCCGTCCACGTAGACAGCCCCTGCGGGAACGGTGCCCACCACCTTGAAGTCGTCCGGGGTCAGCTTGACGATGTCGCCGTTCTTGGCGACCAGGGTGCGCTGCGGCGGGCGGGTCGCCGTCTGGGCCAGGCGGGCGTGGTTGATCTGGTGACGCGGCTCGCCGTGCCAGGGCAAAAAGTACTTGGGCCGGGCCAGATTGAGAATGTGGAGTTGCTCCTCGCGGCTGCCGTGCCCGGAAGCGTGGACTTTCTGGTTGGGCGGATACAGCACGTCCACACCGATCTCGTAGAGCCGGTTAATGACGGTGTTGACCGCTTCCTCGTTGCCGGGAATCGGGCTGCTCGACAGGATGACGGTGTCGCCGCGCTTGAGGGCGATCTTGGCGTGGTTGCCGAAGGCCAGGCGAGAGAGCACGCTCATCGGCTGGCCCTGCGAACCGGTGCAGATGTAGAGCACCTGCGAGTCTTGCAGATCACCCACCTCATCACTGGTCACCAGCGGATCTCTGAACTCCATATAACCAAGCTGCTGTGAGACCTGGGCGTACTTGAGCATGCTGCGGCCTTCCATGATGACCCGGCGGCCCAGCTTCTCGGCGCTGCGGACGATGTTCTGCACCCGGTGGGTCTGCGAGGCGAAGGTCGTGATAAAGACCCGCCCGCGTGCCGCCTTGATCAGCGCTTCCAGGTTCTCGGCCACCTCGGCTTCACTGGTCGACCAGCCGGGGCGCTCAGCGTTGGTGCTGTCGGAGATGAGGAGCAGCACGCCCTCATCCCCGGCTTTCTCGATGCGGTCGAGCTGGCTGAGCTTGCCGTCGGTGGGCGTGCGGTCAATCTTGAAGTCGCCGGTGTGCACGACCTTGCCGACGGGCGTGGTCAAGATGTAACCCATGTTGTCGGGAATCGAGTGGGTGATGCGGAAGAAATCGACCACGAAATGCTGCCCGATACGGACCTGGGCATCAAGTTCGACCTCGCGCAGATCGGTGTCGGCTTCCTTGATGCCGAACTCGCTGAGCTTCTCGCGCAACAGTCCCAGGGTCAGCGCAGCGCTGTACATCGGCACGCGCGGCAGCCGGGGCATGATGTAGGGCAGCGAGCCGATGTGGTCCTCGTGGCCGTGCGTCAGAATCCAGCCCTTGATCAGCCCGGCGTGTTCCTGAAGATAGTCGATCTTGGGAATGATCAGGTCGATGCCGAGCTGGTGGGCCTCGGGAAAGGCCAGGCCGCCGTCGACGACCAGAATCTCGTCGCCGTAGCGGTAGGCGAACATGTTCTTGCCGATTTCGCCCATGCCGCCTAAAGGAATGATCTCCAGGGCGTCGGCGTTGGGGTTGGGGTTGAGGTTGGTCATCCTGCTCCTTGTGCCCAGCCAGTTGAGGGCCGGGGTGGGTGAACTTGGGTTTCGGCCAAAGCCGGAGATGCCGGGTCGGGGGAGAAATCAAATCAAAAGAACTGCTTAAAGCGTTGCTGTTTCCTGTTTCAAAGAATGCGGTTCAAGTCAAAGCCTGCACGAAAACAATGAAGAGGCATCCGCAGATGCAGTGGTGTCAGACTAACACGAACCCGGCGGCAGCGCGGCGATCCACCCGTCTGTTGATCCCTTTCTCCCCTGCGAAGCCGCCCGCCTCACCCGGCTATTTCGTGAGACGCCCCATTCCGCAGGAAACTGTGGCGTCTCAGGTACAATGTCCAGGTGACCCGCCAACGCATCCTTGTGATCGAGGACGACCTCGATATTGCCAACGTGCTGCGCCTCGACCTGACCGACGCGGGCTTTGAGATCGACCATGCCGACACAGCCATGACTGGCCTGATCAAAGCACGCGAAGAGCCGCCCGAACTC
This portion of the Deinococcus rubellus genome encodes:
- the mnmG gene encoding tRNA uridine-5-carboxymethylaminomethyl(34) synthesis enzyme MnmG is translated as MTVPHTSSSAPRCWNVIVIGGGHAGIEAAWAAAKFGSVALLVSNPATIGRMPCNPAVGGPGKSQMVFEIQALGGLMPRLADDTAIHTRTLNASKGPAVQSLRVQNERDAYAERAQELLLDVPNLQIVRGEAADLEPDAQGWQVVTTDGRRFQARSVVIAAGTFLRGLTWYGRQSRGEGRQGEPPSRFLSAPLARAGHVLKRYKTGTPPRVRADAVDFAALLEIPADPQPRGFTGHSGPNAARSPTWQTHTTPETHRLIHENLHESPMYAGDIEGLGPRYCPSIEDKVVRFAHHDRHLLFVEPEGLDTSEVYLQGFSSSLPPRLQDQLVRTLPGFERAVIHRYAYAVEYDVVDSTELTLHLESRLLPGVFTAGQLNGTSGYEEAAAQGLVAGTAAARRALGLLQGHGDAPIVSRETSYIGVMLDDLTLRGSDEPYRMMTSRVEHRLLIRQDNADERLTGQGFELGLVPEQQLGRVQAKYRRIEAGQSAMEGQRFQGQPADQWLRRPDFSLGDVEAMGLDLPVLSPDEREALEIRVKYAGYIERAKRQLAAEGRARGLSLSGVDYAAVPVLSNEAREKLRRAQPQTVAQAARLPGVRHADISSLLIYIKQHGPDQRNRVSRETSF
- the rsmG gene encoding 16S rRNA (guanine(527)-N(7))-methyltransferase RsmG; the protein is MTPEGEALLLQGGLELGLDLRPHLPAFAELQAALLEGNAQMNLTALTAERDIILKHFIDSLTCGLDGWLGEATRLLDLGSGAGFPALPLAIVYPQLQILAVDATRKKTEYIARTAARLQLGQVQVLASRAESLGRDPAHREQYQRVVTRAVAALPVLAELGLPLLETGGLLIAQKGQLNPEELEAGRRAAAELGGELFHVKQFELPVSHDPRSLVVMRKLGTTLANYPRREGVPGKQPLF
- a CDS encoding ParA family protein; translated protein: MKTLGIVNQKGGVGKTTTAINLAAYLAAGGRRVLLIDMDPQGNASSGLGLRGVEAGLYEALGSPERTADLIVGTGQERLSVLPATPDLAGAGVELADEPYALHAVLEQLSDFDVAIIDAPPSLGPLTINVLAAADALLIPLQAEYYALEGLAGLTETVDRVRAALNPRLKVLGVAITMFDGRTNLAQEVEQSVRQHFGELVFWSVIPRNVRLSEAPSFAKAINQFAPLSSGAAAYKRLAEEVMQRVEKI
- a CDS encoding ParB/RepB/Spo0J family partition protein; protein product: MSKKSSLGRGLDALLSRPVSAAPLSAQSLKIEQIVQAAYQPRQVFVPESLAELAQSIRDKGVLQPLLVRPRGEHFEIVAGERRWRAAQLAGLSEVPVIIRDLADREALEIAIVENLQREDLGPLEEARAYQTLLDQGHNQEGVAKAVGKGRSTVANALRLLSLPPEALAALENGEISAGHARAVLALPEVDRAWALSEIRTRHLNVRGAEALKREERRRGGESVPIKVNPPRPWRQVELALSRRTGTKVKITGDDKGRLELSYSSREELDRILDVLGYTEE
- a CDS encoding VanW family protein, encoding MPRVFLSASLLLTLALLASPLIHAQEIPPTPLPSPTAPESPPQLPSAEPAPTPANTAPAVTPPAVTPAQPAPAPAVPVKPVSAAPKPKATDSLTLRFEASFPAVVDGKKTSLPYRETLIIPPERLVQLRAQGKVTASLDADLKALLSRVTGPARDARFEVQPDGQWAIVQHNSFTVDAAAARSTLAAALKDGQTTLIKLIPTGSVAPKRTLDYFVSRGITAFLAGGQTGYDGSSPARITNIHVGTQAFQDKLFEGDTFSFNRMLGPITTRAGFVTGLVIAGERTASGIGGGICQVSTTVFRALYGAGLPITERRNHSYQVYYYDPQGLDATIYQPSQDLRFANDTGGALWFQSDWDDAQKLLVVRVFGKARDFDVQVQEPRILSTTPSPPDKIITDATLKKGERKQVDWAAQGAVIEVDRLFVRNGKTFKQDTLKSSYRPWPNIFTVGR
- a CDS encoding ribonuclease J — encoded protein: MTNLNPNPNADALEIIPLGGMGEIGKNMFAYRYGDEILVVDGGLAFPEAHQLGIDLIIPKIDYLQEHAGLIKGWILTHGHEDHIGSLPYIMPRLPRVPMYSAALTLGLLREKLSEFGIKEADTDLREVELDAQVRIGQHFVVDFFRITHSIPDNMGYILTTPVGKVVHTGDFKIDRTPTDGKLSQLDRIEKAGDEGVLLLISDSTNAERPGWSTSEAEVAENLEALIKAARGRVFITTFASQTHRVQNIVRSAEKLGRRVIMEGRSMLKYAQVSQQLGYMEFRDPLVTSDEVGDLQDSQVLYICTGSQGQPMSVLSRLAFGNHAKIALKRGDTVILSSSPIPGNEEAVNTVINRLYEIGVDVLYPPNQKVHASGHGSREEQLHILNLARPKYFLPWHGEPRHQINHARLAQTATRPPQRTLVAKNGDIVKLTPDDFKVVGTVPAGAVYVDGLGVGDISDDIIMDRMSMSQEGVLIITAVLHPTPHIELVSRGFVRSNRELENQIRKVALEAVEQGTREKKRLEDIRDDMYGAVRRFVRKVTGRNPVLIPLLVD